Proteins encoded together in one Dermacentor variabilis isolate Ectoservices chromosome 2, ASM5094787v1, whole genome shotgun sequence window:
- the LOC142573158 gene encoding uncharacterized protein LOC142573158, whose amino-acid sequence MGGLTAQHFCLKWNQHHGSLVSVYEELRSRDAFVDVTLVCEEGVSMKAHKLVLAACSPFFEALFERNPCAHPVVIMSQTREADLRTLLEFMYRGEVNVAQDHLPALLRTAELLQVRGLAEVAGENPCSDEGGHPSQAQQPASSGVRGSAARLPKRKQRTPPPPLQQPAAPRHHDEPSEPLTAETPESPEPAAAAPKARPAAKPPAPASRRTFDHSYSDDKTNWVPAVAAHHHQHQREPLLLPPAPDGGAAAAADDRPPVCSVCSRVFSTKGNLKRHMLMHRPYRHKHQCTLCLKTFSWPGDLRTHLRVTHGQGRLKPRQMAFLFT is encoded by the coding sequence ATGGGTGGCCTGACGGCGCAGCACTTCTGCCTGAAGTGGAACCAGCATCACGGCAGCTTGGTGTCGGTGTACGAGGAGCTGCGTAGCCGCGACGCGTTTGTTGACGTGACGCTCGTCTGCGAGGAAGGCGTCAGCATGAAGGCGCACAAGCTGGTGCTGGCAGCGTGCAGCCCCTTCTTCGAGGCGCTGTTCGAACGCAACCCGTGCGCGCACCCGGTGGTCATCATGAGCCAGACGCGCGAGGCCGACCTGCGCACCCTGCTCGAGTTCATGTACCGGGGCGAAGTGAACGTCGCGCAGGACCATCTGCCGGCGCTGCTGCGTACGGCCGAGCTTCTCCAGGTACGCGGCCTAGCCGAGGTGGCCGGCGAGAACCCCTGTTCGGACGAAGGGGGGCACCCGTCGCAGGCGCAGCAGCCGGCGTCCAGCGGCGTCAGGGGTTCGGCCGCCCGGCTGCCCAAACGCAAACAgcggacgccgccgccgccgttgcaaCAGCCCGCGGCACCGCGACACCACGACGAGCCGAGCGAGCCGCTGACTGCCGAGACACCAGAGAGCCCCGAGCCGGCAGCCGCGGCGCCCAAGGCGCGACCGGCAGCCAAGCCGCCGGCACCCGCGAGCCGACGCACTTTCGACCACTCGTACTCGGACGACAAGACCAACTGGGTGCCCGCCGTGGCCGCTCACCACCACCAACATCAGCGGGAGCCCCTGCTGCTGCCTCCGGCGCCGGACGGCGGCGCGGCCGCCGCAGCGGACGACCGCCCGCCCGTGTGCAGTGTGTGCTCGCGCGTGTTCTCGACCAAGGGCAACTTGAAGCGGCACATGCTCATGCACCGGCCCTACCGGCACAAACACCAGTGCACGCTGTGCCTCAAGACGTTCAGCTGGCCCGGGGACCTGCGCACGCACCTGCGCGTCACGCACGGCCAGGGCCGCCTCAAGCCGCGCCAGATGGCCTTCCTGTTCACTTAG